In a genomic window of Epinephelus fuscoguttatus linkage group LG23, E.fuscoguttatus.final_Chr_v1:
- the LOC125884265 gene encoding tenascin-like isoform X3, which yields MSAGSFLWIGLHREKLWSDGSSSLFRHWANGQPDFSAGECVTTAFNDSGRWSDDNCFLSFPFICYETTPLNAESFRSTGQDETSITLQWNKVNNNVSFILQFNGTQINIPAPDGDGPVTHTVSSLTAGTKYTFTLFSVFDNVRSSGLNITAVTAPPNAESFRSTGQDETSITLQWNKVNNNVSFILQFNGTQINISAPDGDGPVTHTVSSLTAGIKYTFTLFSVFENIRSSGLNITAVTAPLNAESFRSTGQDETSITLQWNKVNNNVSFILQFNGTQINIPAPDGDGPVTHTVSSLTAGTTYTFTLFSVFENVRSSGLNITAVTAPPNAESFRSTGQNETSITLQWNKVNNNVSFILQFNGTQINIPAPDGDGPVTHTVSSLTAGTKYTFTLFSVFENIRSSGLNITAVTAPENLESFRSTGQDETSITLQWNKVNNNVSFILQFNGTQINIPAPDGDGPVTHTVSSLTAGTKYTFTLFSVFDNVRSSGLNITAVTAPLNAGNFRSTGQDETSITLQWNKVNNNVSFILQFNGTQINIPAPDGDGPVTHTVSSLTAGTKYTFTLFSVFENIRSSGLNITAVTAPLNAESFRSTGQDETSITLQWNKVNNNVSFILQFNGTQINIPAPDGDGPVTHTVSSLTAGTKYTFTLFSVFDNVRSSGLNITAVTAPPNAESFRSTGQDETSITLQWNKVNNNVSFILQFNGTQINIPAPDGDGPVTHTVSSLTAGTKYTFTLFSMFDNVRSSGLNITAVTAPANLESFRSTGQDETSITLQWNKVNNNVSFILQFNGTQINIPAPDGDGPVTHTVSSLTAGTKYTFTLFSVFDNVRSSGLNITAVTAPLNAGNFRSTGQDETSITLQWNKVNNNVSFILQFNGTQINIPAPDGDGPVTHTVSSLTAGTKYTFTLFSVFDNVRSSGLNITAVTAPLNAGNFRSTGQDETSITLQWNKVNNNVSFILQFNGTQINISAPDGDGPVTHTVSSLTAGTKYTFTLFSMFENVRSSGLNITAVTAPLNAESFRSTGQDETSITLQWNKVNNNVSFILQFNGTQINIPAPDGDGPVTHTVSSLTAGTKYTFTLFSVFDNVRSSGLNITAVTAPPNAESFRLTGQDETSITLQWNQVNNNVSFILQFNGTQINIPAPDGDGPVTHTVSSLTAGTKYTFTLFSVFENIRSSGLNITAVTAPSNPESFRSTGQDETSITLQWNKVNNNVSFILQFNGTQINIPAPDGDGPVTHTVSSLTAGTTYTFTLFSVFENVRSSGLNITVVTAPLNAESFRSTGQDETSITLQWNKVNNNVSFILQFNGTQINIPAPDGDGPVTHTVSSLTAGTKYTFTLFSVFDNVRSSGLNITAVTAPLNAGNFRSTGQDETSITLQWNKVNNNVSFILQFNGTQINISAPDGDGPVTHTVSSLTAGTKYTFTLFSVFENIRSSGLNITAVTAPLNAESFRSTGQDETSITLQWNKVNNNVSFILQFNGTQINISAPDGDGPVTHTVSSLTAGTKYTFTLFSVFENIRSSGLNITAVTGKICHYINLFLTRHNTVVLFYTCQYTI from the exons ATGTCAGCTGGCAGCTTTTTGTGGATCGGTCTGCACCGGGAAAAGCTGTGGTCTGACGGGAGCTCCTCTCTGTTTCGACACTGGGCCAACGGACAGCCAGACTTTAGCGCAGGGGAATGTGTAACTACAGCGTTCAACGACTCAGGGCGGTGGTCAGATGATAACTGTTTCCTCAGTTTCCCATTCATCTGTTACGAAACAA CTCCTCTAAATGCAGAAAGCTTCAGATCAACAGGACAAGATGAGACCAGTATCACTCTGCAGTGGAATAAAGTCAACAACAATGTCAGCTTTATTCTCCAGTTTAATGGTACACAGATAAACATCCCTGCACCAGATGGAGATGGACCAGTAACTCACACAGTCTCATCTCTCACTGCTGGAACTAAATACACAttcactctcttctctgtgtttgacAACGTCAGAAGCAGTGGACTAAACATTACTGCAGTCACTG ctCCTCCAAATGCAGAAAGCTTCAGATCAACAGGACAAGATGAGACCAGTATCACTCTGCAGTGGAATAAAGTCAACAACAATGTCAGCTTTATTCTCCAGTTTAATGGTACACAGATAAACATCAGTGCACCAGATGGAGATGGACCAGTAACTCACACAGTCTCATCTCTCACTGCTGGaattaaatacacattcactctcttctctgtgtttgagaACATCAGAAGCAGTGGACTAAACATTACTGCAGTCACTG CTCCTCTAAATGCAGAAAGCTTCAGATCAACAGGACAAGATGAGACCAGTATCACTCTGCAATGGAATAAAGTCAACAACAATGTCAGCTTTATTCTCCAGTTTAATGGCACACAGATAAACATCCCTGCACCAGATGGAGATGGACCAGTAACTCACACAGTCTCATCTCTCACTGCTGGAACTACATATACAttcactctcttctctgtgtttgagaACGTCAGAAGCAGTGGACTAAACATTACTGCAGTCACTG CTCCTCCAAATGCAGAAAGCTTCAGATCAACAGGACAAAATGAGACCAGTATCACTCTGCAGTGGAATAAAGTCAACAACAATGTCAGCTTTATTCTCCAGTTTAATGGTACACAGATAAACATCCCTGCACCAGATGGAGATGGACCAGTAACTCACACAGTCTCATCTCTCACTGCTGGAACTAAATACACAttcactctcttctctgtgtttgagaACATCAGAAGCAGTGGACTAAACATTACTGCAGTCACTG CTCCTGAAAATCTAGAAAGCTTCAGATCAACAGGACAAGATGAGACCAGTATCACTCTGCAGTGGAATAAAGTCAACAACAATGTCAGCTTTATTCTCCAGTTTAATGGTACACAGATAAACATCCCTGCACCAGATGGAGATGGACCAGTAACTCACACAGTCTCATCTCTCACTGCTGGAACTAAATACACAttcactctcttctctgtgtttgacAACGTCAGAAGCAGTGGACTAAATATTACTGCAGTCACTG cTCCTCTAAATGCAGGAAACTTCAGATCAACAGGACAAGATGAGACCAGTATCACTCTGCAATGGAATAAAGTCAACAACAATGTCAGCTTTATTCTCCAGTTTAATGGTACACAGATAAACATCCCTGCACCAGATGGAGATGGACCAGTAACTCACACAGTCTCATCTCTCACTGCTGGAACTAAATACACAttcactctcttctctgtgtttgagaACATCAGAAGCAGTGGACTAAACATCACTGCAGTCACTG CTCCTCTAAATGCAGAAAGCTTCAGATCAACAGGACAAGATGAGACCAGTATCACTCTGCAGTGGAATAAAGTCAACAACAATGTCAGCTTTATTCTCCAGTTTAATGGCACACAGATAAACATCCCTGCACCAGATGGAGATGGACCAGTAACTCACACAGTCTCATCTCTCACTGCTGGAACTAAATACACAttcactctcttctctgtgtttgacAACGTCAGAAGCAGTGGACTAAACATTACTGCAGTCACTG CTCCTCCAAATGCAGAAAGCTTCAGATCAACAGGACAAGATGAGACCAGTATCACTCTGCAGTGGAATAAAGTCAACAACAATGTCAGCTTTATTCTCCAGTTTAATGGTACACAGATAAACATCCCTGCACCAGATGGAGATGGGCCAGTAACTCACACAGTCTCATCTCTCACTGCTGGAACTAAATACACATTCACTCTCTTCTCTATGTTTGACAACGTCAGAAGCAGTGGACTGAACATTACTGCAGTCACTG cTCCTGCAAACCTAGAAAGCTTCAGATCAACAGGACAAGATGAGACCAGTATCACTCTGCAGTGGAATAAAGTCAACAACAATGTCAGCTTTATTCTCCAGTTTAATGGTACACAGATAAACATCCCTGCACCAGATGGAGATGGACCAGTAACTCACACAGTCTCATCTCTCACTGCTGGAACTAAATACACAttcactctcttctctgtgtttgacAACGTCAGAAGCAGTGGACTAAATATTACTGCAGTCACTG CTCCTCTAAATGCAGGAAACTTCAGATCAACAGGACAAGATGAGACCAGTATCACTCTGCAGTGGAATAAAGTCAACAACAATGTCAGCTTTATTCTCCAGTTTAATGGTACACAGATAAACATCCCTGCACCAGATGGAGATGGACCAGTAACTCACACAGTCTCATCTCTCACTGCTGGAACTAAATACACAttcactctcttctctgtgtttgacAACGTCAGAAGCAGTGGACTAAATATTACTGCAGTCACTG cTCCTCTAAATGCAGGAAACTTCAGATCAACAGGACAAGATGAGACCAGTATCACTCTGCAGTGGAATAAAGTCAACAACAATGTCAGCTTTATTCTCCAGTTTAATGGCACACAGATAAACATCAGTGCACCAGATGGAGATGGACCAGTAACTCACACAGTCTCATCTCTCACTGCTGGAACTAAATACACATTCACTCTCTTCTCTATGTTTGAGAATGTCAGAAGCAGTGGACTAAACATCACTGCAGTCACTG CTCCTCTAAATGCAGAAAGCTTCAGATCAACAGGACAAGATGAGACCAGTATCACTCTGCAGTGGAATAAAGTCAACAACAATGTCAGCTTTATTCTCCAGTTTAATGGCACACAGATAAACATCCCTGCACCAGATGGAGATGGACCAGTAACTCACACAGTCTCATCTCTCACTGCTGGAACTAAATACACAttcactctcttctctgtgtttgacAACGTCAGAAGCAGTGGACTAAATATTACTGCAGTCACTG cTCCTCCAAATGCAGAAAGCTTCAGATTAACAGGACAAGATGAGACCAGTATCACTCTGCAGTGGAATCAAGTCAACAACAATGTCAGCTTTATTCTCCAGTTTAATGGTACACAGATAAACATCCCTGCACCAGATGGAGATGGACCAGTAACTCACACAGTCTCATCTCTCACTGCTGGAACTAAATACACAttcactctcttctctgtgtttgagaACATCAGAAGCAGTGGACTGAACATCACTGCAGTCACAG CCCCTTCAAATCCAGAAAGCTTCAGATCAACAGGACAAGATGAGACCAGTATCACTCTGCAGTGGAATAAAGTCAACAACAATGTCAGCTTTATTCTCCAGTTTAATGGTACACAGATAAACATCCCTGCACCAGATGGAGATGGACCAGTAACTCACACAGTCTCATCTCTCACTGCTGGAACTACATATACAttcactctcttctctgtgtttgagaACGTCAGAAGCAGTGGACTAAACATCACTGTAGTCACAG CTCCTCTAAATGCAGAAAGCTTCAGATCAACAGGACAAGATGAGACCAGTATCACTCTGCAGTGGAATAAAGTCAACAACAATGTCAGCTTTATTCTCCAGTTTAATGGTACACAGATAAACATCCCTGCACCAGATGGAGATGGACCAGTAACTCACACAGTCTCATCTCTCACTGCTGGAACTAAATACACAttcactctcttctctgtgtttgacAACGTCAGAAGCAGTGGACTAAACATTACTGCAGTCACTG cTCCTCTAAATGCAGGAAACTTCAGATCAACAGGACAAGATGAGACCAGTATCACTCTGCAGTGGAATAAAGTCAACAACAATGTCAGCTTTATTCTCCAGTTTAATGGCACACAGATAAACATCAGTGCACCAGATGGAGATGGACCAGTAACTCACACAGTCTCATCTCTCACTGCTGGAACTAAATACACAttcactctcttctctgtgtttgagaACATCAGAAGCAGTGGACTAAACATTACTGCAGTCACTG CTCCTCTAAATGCAGAAAGCTTCAGATCAACAGGACAAGATGAGACCAGTATCACTCTGCAGTGGAATAAAGTCAACAACAATGTCAGCTTTATTCTCCAGTTTAATGGCACACAGATAAACATCAGTGCACCAGATGGAGATGGACCAGTAACTCACACAGTCTCATCTCTCACTGCTGGAACTAAATACACAttcactctcttctctgtgtttgagaACATCAGAAGCAGTGGACTAAACATTACTGCAGTCACTGGTAAGATATGTCACTACATCAATTTGTTTTTAACCCGGCATAACACTGTTGTCCTCTTTTATACCTGCCAATATACTATATGA
- the LOC125884265 gene encoding tenascin-like isoform X1, producing the protein MSAGSFLWIGLHREKLWSDGSSSLFRHWANGQPDFSAGECVTTAFNDSGRWSDDNCFLSFPFICYETTPLNAESFRSTGQDETSITLQWNKVNNNVSFILQFNGTQINIPAPDGDGPVTHTVSSLTAGTKYTFTLFSVFDNVRSSGLNITAVTAPPNAESFRSTGQDETSITLQWNKVNNNVSFILQFNGTQINISAPDGDGPVTHTVSSLTAGIKYTFTLFSVFENIRSSGLNITAVTAPLNAESFRSTGQDETSITLQWNKVNNNVSFILQFNGTQINIPAPDGDGPVTHTVSSLTAGTTYTFTLFSVFENVRSSGLNITAVTAPPNAESFRSTGQNETSITLQWNKVNNNVSFILQFNGTQINIPAPDGDGPVTHTVSSLTAGTKYTFTLFSVFENIRSSGLNITAVTAPENLESFRSTGQDETSITLQWNKVNNNVSFILQFNGTQINIPAPDGDGPVTHTVSSLTAGTKYTFTLFSVFDNVRSSGLNITAVTAPLNAGNFRSTGQDETSITLQWNKVNNNVSFILQFNGTQINIPAPDGDGPVTHTVSSLTAGTKYTFTLFSVFENIRSSGLNITAVTAPLNAESFRSTGQDETSITLQWNKVNNNVSFILQFNGTQINIPAPDGDGPVTHTVSSLTAGTKYTFTLFSVFDNVRSSGLNITAVTAPPNAESFRSTGQDETSITLQWNKVNNNVSFILQFNGTQINIPAPDGDGPVTHTVSSLTAGTKYTFTLFSMFDNVRSSGLNITAVTAPANLESFRSTGQDETSITLQWNKVNNNVSFILQFNGTQINIPAPDGDGPVTHTVSSLTAGTKYTFTLFSVFDNVRSSGLNITAVTAPLNAGNFRSTGQDETSITLQWNKVNNNVSFILQFNGTQINIPAPDGDGPVTHTVSSLTAGTKYTFTLFSVFDNVRSSGLNITAVTAPLNAGNFRSTGQDETSITLQWNKVNNNVSFILQFNGTQINISAPDGDGPVTHTVSSLTAGTKYTFTLFSMFENVRSSGLNITAVTAPLNAESFRSTGQDETSITLQWNKVNNNVSFILQFNGTQINIPAPDGDGPVTHTVSSLTAGTKYTFTLFSVFDNVRSSGLNITAVTAPLNAGNFRSTGQDETSITLQWNKVNNNVSFILQFNGTQINISAPDGDGPVTHTVSSLTAGTKYTFTLFSVFENIRSSGLNITAVTAPLNAESFRSTGQDETSITLQWNKVNNNVSFILQFNGTQINISAPDGDGPVTHTVSSLTAGTKYTFTLFSVFENIRSSGLNITAVTGKICHYINLFLTRHNTVVLFYTCQYTI; encoded by the exons ATGTCAGCTGGCAGCTTTTTGTGGATCGGTCTGCACCGGGAAAAGCTGTGGTCTGACGGGAGCTCCTCTCTGTTTCGACACTGGGCCAACGGACAGCCAGACTTTAGCGCAGGGGAATGTGTAACTACAGCGTTCAACGACTCAGGGCGGTGGTCAGATGATAACTGTTTCCTCAGTTTCCCATTCATCTGTTACGAAACAA CTCCTCTAAATGCAGAAAGCTTCAGATCAACAGGACAAGATGAGACCAGTATCACTCTGCAGTGGAATAAAGTCAACAACAATGTCAGCTTTATTCTCCAGTTTAATGGTACACAGATAAACATCCCTGCACCAGATGGAGATGGACCAGTAACTCACACAGTCTCATCTCTCACTGCTGGAACTAAATACACAttcactctcttctctgtgtttgacAACGTCAGAAGCAGTGGACTAAACATTACTGCAGTCACTG ctCCTCCAAATGCAGAAAGCTTCAGATCAACAGGACAAGATGAGACCAGTATCACTCTGCAGTGGAATAAAGTCAACAACAATGTCAGCTTTATTCTCCAGTTTAATGGTACACAGATAAACATCAGTGCACCAGATGGAGATGGACCAGTAACTCACACAGTCTCATCTCTCACTGCTGGaattaaatacacattcactctcttctctgtgtttgagaACATCAGAAGCAGTGGACTAAACATTACTGCAGTCACTG CTCCTCTAAATGCAGAAAGCTTCAGATCAACAGGACAAGATGAGACCAGTATCACTCTGCAATGGAATAAAGTCAACAACAATGTCAGCTTTATTCTCCAGTTTAATGGCACACAGATAAACATCCCTGCACCAGATGGAGATGGACCAGTAACTCACACAGTCTCATCTCTCACTGCTGGAACTACATATACAttcactctcttctctgtgtttgagaACGTCAGAAGCAGTGGACTAAACATTACTGCAGTCACTG CTCCTCCAAATGCAGAAAGCTTCAGATCAACAGGACAAAATGAGACCAGTATCACTCTGCAGTGGAATAAAGTCAACAACAATGTCAGCTTTATTCTCCAGTTTAATGGTACACAGATAAACATCCCTGCACCAGATGGAGATGGACCAGTAACTCACACAGTCTCATCTCTCACTGCTGGAACTAAATACACAttcactctcttctctgtgtttgagaACATCAGAAGCAGTGGACTAAACATTACTGCAGTCACTG CTCCTGAAAATCTAGAAAGCTTCAGATCAACAGGACAAGATGAGACCAGTATCACTCTGCAGTGGAATAAAGTCAACAACAATGTCAGCTTTATTCTCCAGTTTAATGGTACACAGATAAACATCCCTGCACCAGATGGAGATGGACCAGTAACTCACACAGTCTCATCTCTCACTGCTGGAACTAAATACACAttcactctcttctctgtgtttgacAACGTCAGAAGCAGTGGACTAAATATTACTGCAGTCACTG cTCCTCTAAATGCAGGAAACTTCAGATCAACAGGACAAGATGAGACCAGTATCACTCTGCAATGGAATAAAGTCAACAACAATGTCAGCTTTATTCTCCAGTTTAATGGTACACAGATAAACATCCCTGCACCAGATGGAGATGGACCAGTAACTCACACAGTCTCATCTCTCACTGCTGGAACTAAATACACAttcactctcttctctgtgtttgagaACATCAGAAGCAGTGGACTAAACATCACTGCAGTCACTG CTCCTCTAAATGCAGAAAGCTTCAGATCAACAGGACAAGATGAGACCAGTATCACTCTGCAGTGGAATAAAGTCAACAACAATGTCAGCTTTATTCTCCAGTTTAATGGCACACAGATAAACATCCCTGCACCAGATGGAGATGGACCAGTAACTCACACAGTCTCATCTCTCACTGCTGGAACTAAATACACAttcactctcttctctgtgtttgacAACGTCAGAAGCAGTGGACTAAACATTACTGCAGTCACTG CTCCTCCAAATGCAGAAAGCTTCAGATCAACAGGACAAGATGAGACCAGTATCACTCTGCAGTGGAATAAAGTCAACAACAATGTCAGCTTTATTCTCCAGTTTAATGGTACACAGATAAACATCCCTGCACCAGATGGAGATGGGCCAGTAACTCACACAGTCTCATCTCTCACTGCTGGAACTAAATACACATTCACTCTCTTCTCTATGTTTGACAACGTCAGAAGCAGTGGACTGAACATTACTGCAGTCACTG cTCCTGCAAACCTAGAAAGCTTCAGATCAACAGGACAAGATGAGACCAGTATCACTCTGCAGTGGAATAAAGTCAACAACAATGTCAGCTTTATTCTCCAGTTTAATGGTACACAGATAAACATCCCTGCACCAGATGGAGATGGACCAGTAACTCACACAGTCTCATCTCTCACTGCTGGAACTAAATACACAttcactctcttctctgtgtttgacAACGTCAGAAGCAGTGGACTAAATATTACTGCAGTCACTG CTCCTCTAAATGCAGGAAACTTCAGATCAACAGGACAAGATGAGACCAGTATCACTCTGCAGTGGAATAAAGTCAACAACAATGTCAGCTTTATTCTCCAGTTTAATGGTACACAGATAAACATCCCTGCACCAGATGGAGATGGACCAGTAACTCACACAGTCTCATCTCTCACTGCTGGAACTAAATACACAttcactctcttctctgtgtttgacAACGTCAGAAGCAGTGGACTAAATATTACTGCAGTCACTG cTCCTCTAAATGCAGGAAACTTCAGATCAACAGGACAAGATGAGACCAGTATCACTCTGCAGTGGAATAAAGTCAACAACAATGTCAGCTTTATTCTCCAGTTTAATGGCACACAGATAAACATCAGTGCACCAGATGGAGATGGACCAGTAACTCACACAGTCTCATCTCTCACTGCTGGAACTAAATACACATTCACTCTCTTCTCTATGTTTGAGAATGTCAGAAGCAGTGGACTAAACATCACTGCAGTCACTG CTCCTCTAAATGCAGAAAGCTTCAGATCAACAGGACAAGATGAGACCAGTATCACTCTGCAGTGGAATAAAGTCAACAACAATGTCAGCTTTATTCTCCAGTTTAATGGCACACAGATAAACATCCCTGCACCAGATGGAGATGGACCAGTAACTCACACAGTCTCATCTCTCACTGCTGGAACTAAATACACAttcactctcttctctgtgtttgacAACGTCAGAAGCAGTGGACTAAATATTACTGCAGTCACTG cTCCTCTAAATGCAGGAAACTTCAGATCAACAGGACAAGATGAGACCAGTATCACTCTGCAGTGGAATAAAGTCAACAACAATGTCAGCTTTATTCTCCAGTTTAATGGCACACAGATAAACATCAGTGCACCAGATGGAGATGGACCAGTAACTCACACAGTCTCATCTCTCACTGCTGGAACTAAATACACAttcactctcttctctgtgtttgagaACATCAGAAGCAGTGGACTAAACATTACTGCAGTCACTG CTCCTCTAAATGCAGAAAGCTTCAGATCAACAGGACAAGATGAGACCAGTATCACTCTGCAGTGGAATAAAGTCAACAACAATGTCAGCTTTATTCTCCAGTTTAATGGCACACAGATAAACATCAGTGCACCAGATGGAGATGGACCAGTAACTCACACAGTCTCATCTCTCACTGCTGGAACTAAATACACAttcactctcttctctgtgtttgagaACATCAGAAGCAGTGGACTAAACATTACTGCAGTCACTGGTAAGATATGTCACTACATCAATTTGTTTTTAACCCGGCATAACACTGTTGTCCTCTTTTATACCTGCCAATATACTATATGA